One genomic window of Enoplosus armatus isolate fEnoArm2 chromosome 19, fEnoArm2.hap1, whole genome shotgun sequence includes the following:
- the tmem200a gene encoding transmembrane protein 200A, translating to MTAAAGVLTGLAKLKRQDSARSQHRPIPPTSPGLGNPAPEATPRKRKRRTDVVVVRGRLRLYSASGFFLLLGLVILAVGIGMATLGYWPHGETMPSAKSAAGGGAKTSATGGENGAKMAVTEEEMANSSTSHNVQGTPSKQTGGVLTRFLEQHLHSERMKMLGPFTMGIGIFIFICANAILHENRDRETKIIHMRDMYSTVIDIHRLRQREQKQHHHRNSTYAREVGDLRAFGVDNAARLASNSLLAYSSRAGGGGSTEEEEVLLGDEEFHRHREQAKLDCSFAGLLAPLYKDRPFCGPGLGLTRSDSVRHQWSVDGDGEKGGHHARSIVSSSISAFTLPVIKLNNCVIDGPEMEAITEEDRGGGRGEGERSQPLSSMESLVVPVASVAKASKPPGLHRSNSASSSSRCSSVSSSSLSPAPSSTSGCWLSPGAARSDFGSNSSLHMLSSHSKSLDLERGPSMLSVHPEQRKHPSWPRLDRSNSSRSNGGNRGSSKGYMRLEDREEQGERLLDVSPSMTVRRDYSKREKLLMISRSHNNLSFEHDDFNSSTLKRGSSETRF from the exons ATGACTGCAGCGGCAGGTGTGCTAACAGGCTTGGCTAAGCTAAAACGCCAAGACTCCGCCCGCTCTCAGCACCGGCCCATACCACCTACATCGCCAGGCCTGGGAAACCCTGCCCCAGAGGCTACCCCCAG AAAGCGGAAACGACGCACCGATGTTGTGGTAGTACGTGGTAGGCTCCGCCTCTACTCTGCCTCCGGGTTTTTCCTCCTCCTGGGACTGGTCATCTTGGCCGTAGGGATCGGCATGGCAACCCTGGGTTACTGGCCGCACGGTGAAACCATGCCCTCGGCCAAATcggcagctggaggaggagctaaAACATCTGCCACAGGCGGAGAAAATGGAGCCAAGATGGCCgtcacagaggaggaaatggcTAACTCCAGCACTAGTCATAATGTGCAAG GTACGCCCTCCAAGCAGACTGGGGGCGTTCTGACGCGGTTCCTGGAACAGCATCTTCACTCTGAGAGGATGAAGATGCTCGGGCCCTTCACCATGGGCATTGGgattttcatcttcatctgtgcTAATGCCATTCTTcatgaaaacagagacagagaaactaAG ATAATCCATATGCGAGACATGTACTCCACAGTCATCGACATCCATCGCCtcaggcagagagagcaaaaaCAACACCATCACCGCAACAGCACCTATGCAAGAGAGGTTGGGGATCTTCGAGCCTTTGGGGTTGATAATGCAGCACGGTTGGCCAGCAACTCCCTCCTCGCATACTCCTCTCGAGCTGGAGGCGGAGGatccacagaggaggaggaggtgctctTAGGGGATGAGGAGTTTCACAGACACAGGGAGCAGGCTAAGTTGGATTGTAGCTTTGCGGGGCTGCTGGCGCCACTCTACAAGGATCGCCCCTTCTGCGGCCCGGGGCTCGGGTTGACTCGGTCGGATTCGGTGCGCCACCAGTGGTCGGTGGATGGAGACGGGGAGAAAGGAGGTCACCATGCACGCTCTATTGTCTCCTCGTCTATCTCTGCTTTTACTCTCCCTGTCATAAAACTTAACAACTGCGTTATTGATGGACCGGAGATGGAGGCGATtactgaggaggacagaggaggaggcagaggagagggagaaaggtcACAGCCTCTGAGCTCCATGGAGTCTCTGGTGGTTCCTGTAGCATCTGTTGCCAAGGCCTCCAAACCACCAGGCTTACACCGTAGTAactccgcctcctcctcctcccgttgctcttctgtctcctcttcctccctctcccccgcTCCTTCCTCTACCTCAGGCTGCTGGCTCTCCCCGGGAGCAGCAAGGAGCGACTTTGGCTCCAACTCCTCTCTGCACATGCTCAGCAGCCACTCCAAATCTCTGGACCTGGAGCGCGGGCCGAGCATGCTCAGCGTGCACCCGGAGCAGCGGAAGCACCCCAGCTGGCCCCGCCTCGACCGTAGCAACAGCAGCCGCAGCAACGGTGGCAACCGGGGCAGCAGCAAAGGCTACATGCGGCTGGAGGACAGGGAAGAGCAAGGGGAGCGGCTGTTAGATGTGTCACCGTCCATGACAGTGAGGCGCGACTACAGTAAGCGGGAGAAGCTGCTAATGATATCGAGGTCACATAATAATCTGAGCTTTGAGCATGACGACTTtaacagcagcacactgaagAGGGGCAGCTCTGAGACTCGATTCTGA